Proteins encoded in a region of the Mariprofundus ferrinatatus genome:
- a CDS encoding prepilin-type N-terminal cleavage/methylation domain-containing protein, with protein sequence MSRRESGFTLIEIMIAIAIMGTLASISIPAYRIYKQNAEMDVAEINLRNGLKYFAAGEEYHPPTGSLGDLVLMGYLPNIPNDPWTSKAPVVDGTEELVDWFYSNDGQQITLYAISGRGSGIILMESLGTAAPGTIGAVGGGGAGGGAGGGAVAPPASVSKAAAAALKKAANWTAKATKTQKQLTTLASTLAKMEAALANAQAKAANNPTKKNKDAVKTAQQQVNNTNKSIAKAQNNLAKYQTQVDKWTAKAATL encoded by the coding sequence ATGAGTAGGCGTGAATCCGGATTTACTCTGATTGAAATCATGATTGCAATAGCCATCATGGGAACGCTTGCAAGCATCTCCATACCTGCCTATCGAATATATAAACAGAATGCAGAAATGGATGTGGCTGAAATCAATCTCCGTAACGGCCTGAAATATTTCGCGGCAGGCGAAGAGTATCACCCTCCGACCGGGTCCCTCGGCGATCTGGTTCTCATGGGTTACCTGCCAAATATTCCAAACGATCCGTGGACTTCGAAAGCGCCAGTGGTTGATGGCACCGAGGAGTTGGTTGACTGGTTCTACTCCAATGATGGACAGCAGATTACCCTCTATGCGATAAGCGGTAGAGGTTCAGGTATCATCTTGATGGAGAGCCTTGGCACGGCTGCACCCGGAACGATAGGTGCGGTTGGTGGCGGCGGCGCTGGTGGTGGAGCCGGTGGTGGGGCCGTAGCTCCACCCGCTTCTGTTTCCAAGGCTGCAGCTGCAGCCTTGAAGAAGGCCGCAAACTGGACAGCCAAGGCAACCAAGACCCAGAAGCAGCTTACAACGCTTGCCTCTACACTGGCCAAAATGGAGGCGGCACTGGCTAATGCACAGGCTAAGGCTGCAAATAACCCGACAAAGAAAAATAAAGATGCTGTGAAAACAGCCCAGCAACAAGTAAACAATACGAACAAGAGCATCGCCAAAGCCCAGAACAATCTGGCGAAATATCAGACCCAGGTTGATAAGTGGACGGCAAAAGCAGCCACCCTTTAA
- a CDS encoding B-box zinc finger protein, which produces MSKDNVFAGKRRALVKRVGDKTEKIYCDDHPANQATFKCVKCGHLFCEECVGGEDEGKAYCVGCKGFYKQEEQKQLQAEKKRSRKASSGAKKAEFILAGLMICLILVLGNYVYQNSESPIAADTEVFTAEELAEDQQLLNTADRELAELDLEIEAMLQDENVAVELPGATNE; this is translated from the coding sequence ATGAGTAAGGATAACGTGTTTGCGGGAAAGCGTCGCGCCCTCGTCAAAAGGGTGGGGGATAAAACAGAGAAGATCTATTGTGATGATCATCCTGCTAACCAGGCTACATTCAAATGCGTGAAATGCGGACACCTCTTCTGTGAAGAGTGTGTTGGTGGCGAGGATGAGGGAAAAGCCTACTGTGTGGGCTGTAAAGGCTTTTATAAGCAGGAAGAGCAGAAACAGCTGCAGGCGGAGAAGAAGAGGAGCAGGAAGGCTTCATCAGGGGCGAAAAAAGCTGAATTTATTCTTGCCGGCCTGATGATTTGCCTGATTCTAGTGCTCGGAAATTATGTCTATCAAAACAGCGAGTCACCGATTGCAGCAGACACCGAGGTGTTTACAGCTGAAGAGCTGGCGGAAGACCAGCAGCTTCTCAATACGGCAGATCGGGAGCTTGCTGAACTGGACCTGGAAATTGAGGCCATGCTGCAGGATGAAAATGTGGCTGTTGAGTTGCCTGGTGCGACCAATGAGTAG
- a CDS encoding SDR family oxidoreductase: protein MNISGKRVVLTGAAGGMGRILTTELAKRGAKLALIDANGEALEAIANRIEGAHAVTGDLASVQGCKKAADQCSELLGGIDLLINLAGLNSFAAFEDERAEKIELMMHVNLLAPMWLTRAFLPAMLDQGSGRIVNVGSIFGSIGFAYFSTYSASKFGLRGFSEALRRELADSGVGVTYIAPRAVKTPMNSDAVMRMGEATGMNMDEPVEVVEKIIAAIENDRKDVYLGFPESLFVRINGLLPRIVDGSLAAKDRIARKFAKGEK, encoded by the coding sequence ATGAATATCAGCGGAAAAAGGGTGGTTCTTACCGGTGCTGCAGGCGGTATGGGTAGAATCCTGACCACGGAACTGGCTAAGCGTGGAGCAAAGCTGGCGCTGATCGATGCCAACGGCGAGGCACTGGAAGCTATTGCAAACCGAATTGAGGGTGCGCATGCCGTAACGGGAGATCTTGCTTCCGTGCAAGGCTGCAAGAAAGCTGCCGACCAGTGCAGTGAACTGCTGGGCGGCATAGATCTTTTGATTAACCTGGCAGGGCTGAACAGCTTTGCCGCTTTTGAAGATGAGCGTGCTGAGAAGATAGAGTTGATGATGCATGTGAATCTGCTTGCTCCTATGTGGCTGACCCGGGCTTTTCTGCCTGCCATGCTGGATCAGGGCAGTGGTCGCATCGTGAATGTCGGATCCATTTTTGGATCCATCGGTTTTGCCTACTTTTCAACCTATTCAGCCAGTAAGTTCGGCCTGCGTGGTTTTTCCGAGGCGTTGCGCCGTGAACTTGCCGACAGCGGTGTCGGTGTCACCTATATCGCGCCAAGGGCAGTGAAGACACCGATGAACAGCGATGCTGTGATGCGAATGGGTGAGGCGACCGGCATGAATATGGATGAGCCGGTCGAGGTGGTTGAAAAAATTATCGCTGCCATAGAAAATGATAGAAAGGATGTTTACCTGGGTTTTCCGGAATCGCTGTTTGTACGCATCAACGGACTTCTGCCGCGTATCGTGGATGGTTCACTTGCAGCCAAGGATCGCATAGCACGAAAATTTGCCAAAGGAGAGAAATAG
- a CDS encoding TenA family transcriptional regulator, which produces MAFYDDLIASTEVERNDLLSIPFIQMGAAGKLSLESYIAFLTQAYHHVKHTTPLLMATGGRLPGRLEWLRDAVAEYIEEELGHQEWILNDIEACGGDKEAVRHGTPAVATELMVAYAYDTVYRINPAGFFGMVLVLEGTSVSLATHAAGNIEKSLGLPKKAFSYLNSHGSLDVGHVDFYEKLMNRLDSDEDKKAVIHCAKVFYKLYGDIFRSLPLIPLGDK; this is translated from the coding sequence ATGGCATTTTACGATGATCTAATTGCGTCAACCGAAGTTGAACGCAACGACCTTCTTTCCATTCCTTTTATCCAGATGGGGGCGGCAGGAAAACTTAGTCTTGAGAGTTATATCGCTTTCCTGACACAGGCCTACCACCATGTGAAACATACCACGCCACTGCTGATGGCTACAGGTGGCCGCCTGCCCGGACGGCTCGAGTGGCTGCGCGATGCTGTGGCTGAGTATATTGAGGAGGAGTTGGGGCATCAGGAGTGGATTCTCAATGATATCGAGGCATGCGGCGGTGATAAGGAGGCGGTGCGCCATGGTACCCCTGCGGTTGCAACTGAACTGATGGTGGCCTATGCATACGATACGGTTTACCGCATTAATCCAGCCGGATTCTTCGGCATGGTGCTGGTGCTGGAGGGGACCAGTGTGTCGCTGGCGACGCATGCGGCCGGCAATATCGAAAAGAGCCTTGGCCTGCCGAAAAAAGCGTTCTCCTACCTCAACTCGCACGGTTCTCTTGATGTCGGTCATGTTGATTTCTATGAGAAACTGATGAACCGTCTTGATAGTGATGAGGATAAAAAGGCAGTCATTCACTGCGCCAAGGTATTCTATAAACTCTATGGTGATATTTTCCGTTCTTTGCCATTGATTCCACTGGGAGATAAGTGA
- a CDS encoding AMP-binding protein, with product MSRVLDAIRQVAAESPERIAVESGYPAVCLSYATLSDDIELLADAVRDADVSALAVVGDNGAGWIISDLGSLSAGIPVIPVPHFFSPSQTFHLFRAAGIDGVLSEKAEPVHRLCEAMGLGSVEPKTIELGSLTLHLFKLPVLKAHLPAGCAKVTFTSGSTGDPKGVVLTQSAMEQVAASLASVTGAESQDRHLSLLPYATLLENIGGLYAPFLVGATVCAPGLAAVGLSGASGLDVQRFVGMLVASGATTCIMIPQMLHALVAAVEAGAPKSASLRYIAVGGAPVSPNLLERAERLGMPVYEGYGLSEAASVVAVNSKAANRPGSVGKLLPHVELSFAEDGEILVGGSLFEGYLGEPRVAGKMWATGDIGHLDDDGFLYLSGRKKHIFITAYGRNVSPEWVERELSIESAIAQCCVFGEARPFNVAVLVPRAGVTEEQIKAAVSAANARLPDYAQISRWLVADSPFSIAEGLWTGTGRPRRQQIYVRYQEALNALFEES from the coding sequence ATGAGCAGGGTTCTTGATGCCATTCGGCAAGTTGCCGCCGAGTCTCCGGAGAGGATTGCAGTTGAGAGCGGTTATCCGGCTGTCTGTCTGAGTTACGCAACCCTGTCTGACGATATTGAGCTGCTTGCTGATGCGGTTCGTGATGCTGATGTGAGCGCATTGGCAGTTGTCGGTGATAACGGCGCAGGATGGATTATATCCGATCTGGGCTCTCTTTCGGCAGGGATTCCTGTCATTCCCGTACCTCACTTTTTCTCTCCCTCCCAGACTTTCCACCTGTTCAGGGCGGCGGGCATCGATGGTGTGCTATCCGAAAAGGCCGAGCCGGTTCACAGGCTTTGCGAAGCGATGGGGCTGGGATCTGTCGAGCCGAAAACGATCGAGCTGGGATCACTTACGCTCCATCTCTTCAAACTCCCTGTTCTGAAGGCTCACCTCCCTGCAGGCTGTGCCAAGGTTACTTTCACCTCCGGTTCGACAGGTGATCCCAAAGGGGTTGTGCTCACGCAGTCGGCGATGGAGCAGGTTGCAGCATCGCTCGCCTCTGTTACCGGAGCCGAGAGCCAGGATCGTCACCTCTCCCTGCTCCCCTATGCGACGCTGCTTGAGAATATCGGCGGACTTTATGCGCCGTTCCTGGTCGGGGCGACAGTCTGCGCACCGGGGCTTGCCGCTGTCGGCCTTAGTGGTGCTTCAGGGCTGGATGTGCAGCGATTCGTCGGCATGCTGGTGGCTTCAGGGGCGACCACCTGTATCATGATCCCGCAGATGCTGCATGCACTGGTCGCTGCGGTCGAAGCGGGAGCCCCGAAGTCTGCATCACTGCGCTATATTGCAGTGGGTGGAGCGCCGGTTTCCCCCAATCTTCTTGAGAGGGCAGAAAGGCTGGGGATGCCTGTCTACGAGGGTTATGGCCTTTCCGAAGCGGCCAGTGTGGTTGCCGTAAACAGTAAGGCGGCAAACAGGCCGGGCAGCGTCGGCAAACTGCTGCCGCATGTTGAACTCTCCTTTGCCGAGGATGGCGAGATTCTTGTCGGCGGCAGCCTCTTCGAAGGCTATCTTGGTGAACCCCGTGTTGCCGGAAAGATGTGGGCGACCGGCGATATCGGTCATCTTGATGATGATGGGTTTCTCTACCTTTCCGGTCGCAAAAAACATATTTTTATTACCGCTTATGGGCGAAATGTGTCGCCGGAGTGGGTCGAGCGCGAACTCTCTATTGAATCTGCCATTGCGCAGTGCTGCGTATTCGGAGAGGCGCGCCCGTTTAATGTTGCAGTTCTCGTGCCACGTGCAGGCGTAACTGAAGAGCAGATAAAAGCTGCTGTTTCTGCAGCCAACGCACGTCTTCCCGATTACGCGCAAATATCACGCTGGCTGGTTGCCGATAGCCCGTTTAGTATTGCCGAAGGCCTCTGGACCGGAACCGGAAGGCCTCGTCGGCAGCAGATTTATGTACGATACCAAGAGGCGCTAAACGCCCTTTTTGAGGAGTCCTGA
- a CDS encoding thermostable hemolysin, with protein MFEVLHKGQAGYDSATAFVHKVFARVYGADIQRFMPNFIRIHDSKNRTVAAMGFRDAATGPLYLENYLDEPIEVAISRYMGVAIDRSEIVEVGNLAEAKPGDARMAIIGATSYLYTAGYRWVVFTGVTRLRNAFVRLGLSPKQLLEVDERRLPEDEVKQWGSYYDGDPVVCFGSIQGGHDNLQELWAALRDTWAAAEIEGEKAARIKKQT; from the coding sequence ATGTTTGAAGTACTTCACAAAGGGCAAGCAGGTTATGATTCAGCAACCGCCTTTGTACATAAGGTTTTTGCCCGTGTTTATGGTGCGGATATCCAAAGGTTTATGCCCAACTTTATCCGTATTCATGACAGCAAAAACCGGACTGTTGCAGCAATGGGCTTCCGTGATGCCGCAACCGGACCTCTCTATCTTGAAAACTATCTGGACGAACCCATTGAAGTAGCCATCTCTCGCTATATGGGTGTCGCGATTGATCGTTCCGAGATCGTGGAGGTTGGTAATCTTGCTGAAGCGAAACCGGGAGATGCGCGCATGGCAATTATCGGGGCGACCTCCTATCTTTATACTGCCGGGTACCGCTGGGTTGTATTTACCGGTGTAACGCGCCTGCGTAATGCATTTGTGCGTCTCGGGCTTTCGCCCAAGCAGCTGCTCGAGGTGGATGAACGGCGTTTGCCTGAGGATGAGGTGAAACAGTGGGGAAGCTATTACGACGGTGATCCGGTTGTCTGTTTCGGATCGATTCAGGGTGGTCATGACAACCTGCAGGAGCTGTGGGCTGCACTGCGCGATACATGGGCTGCAGCGGAGATTGAAGGCGAGAAAGCAGCCCGGATTAAAAAACAGACATGA
- a CDS encoding glutathione S-transferase N-terminal domain-containing protein produces the protein MIKLYSDAHCPNSHRTRIVLAEKELPVDTEELESENLPAEFLRINPYGKLPTVIDRDIVFFESSVVNEYLDERYPHPPLKPGSPAERAQMRLAVLQLERELYVLYEECQNGRKKKDAVKKMEAYFDSLNTYLGRTEYFIGEQYTLADVTLAPILWRLPSIGIDTAKWNNLEGYMDRLFERSAFERSLSEHEQMLRDY, from the coding sequence ATGATCAAGCTTTATTCCGATGCACACTGCCCCAATTCGCATCGCACACGTATCGTACTGGCCGAAAAAGAGTTGCCGGTTGATACCGAAGAACTGGAGTCGGAGAACCTTCCTGCGGAATTCCTGAGGATCAATCCGTACGGCAAACTCCCTACAGTGATCGATCGGGATATCGTGTTTTTTGAATCTTCCGTGGTTAACGAATACCTCGATGAGCGCTACCCGCATCCGCCTCTCAAACCCGGTTCGCCCGCTGAACGTGCCCAGATGCGTTTGGCTGTTCTGCAGCTTGAACGCGAACTCTATGTCCTCTATGAAGAGTGCCAGAACGGGCGCAAAAAGAAGGATGCCGTCAAGAAGATGGAAGCCTATTTCGATTCCCTGAATACCTACCTCGGCCGTACTGAGTATTTCATCGGAGAACAGTACACACTGGCGGATGTTACCTTGGCGCCGATTCTGTGGAGGCTGCCATCTATCGGTATTGATACGGCCAAATGGAACAACCTCGAAGGTTATATGGATCGCCTGTTCGAACGTTCGGCGTTTGAACGTTCGCTCTCCGAACATGAGCAGATGCTCCGCGACTACTGA
- the thiD gene encoding bifunctional hydroxymethylpyrimidine kinase/phosphomethylpyrimidine kinase, with the protein MSAAGRPVCLTIGGSDSCSGAGVQADLRVFEAIGVHGCSAITALTAQNPAAITRVEPVSLAQLDAEIHAIFDYFDVAVVKTGMLVDAEHVALVSALLDQLHDGLLVVDPVMVSSSGRSLLDQGGVDALQQALLPLATLVTPNLNEAAVLLGESITDAESAATQLSERLGRAVLLKGGHSEGDVLIDLLCDSDGDTRRFSHERQPWSELQRHGTGCRLASAIAAHLAAGDLLSEAVARSVTFLQNQ; encoded by the coding sequence ATGAGTGCAGCCGGTCGCCCTGTCTGTCTGACCATCGGTGGCTCGGACTCCTGCAGTGGGGCAGGTGTTCAAGCTGATCTGAGGGTGTTCGAGGCAATTGGCGTACATGGATGTTCTGCCATTACAGCGCTAACTGCACAGAACCCTGCTGCCATCACACGCGTTGAACCGGTTTCTCTGGCGCAGCTTGATGCCGAAATCCATGCCATTTTTGACTATTTTGATGTTGCCGTGGTTAAAACCGGGATGCTGGTCGATGCGGAACATGTGGCGCTTGTTTCAGCTCTGCTTGATCAGCTGCATGATGGCCTTTTGGTTGTTGATCCGGTGATGGTCTCCAGCAGCGGCAGGTCTCTGCTGGACCAAGGCGGAGTAGATGCTTTGCAGCAAGCACTGTTGCCGCTGGCAACGCTTGTAACCCCGAACCTGAACGAGGCTGCAGTGCTGCTGGGTGAATCAATCACCGATGCTGAGAGTGCTGCCACTCAACTCTCTGAACGGCTGGGACGCGCCGTGCTTCTTAAAGGCGGCCACTCGGAAGGAGATGTGCTGATTGACCTTCTCTGTGACTCTGATGGTGATACCCGGCGGTTCTCGCATGAGAGGCAGCCTTGGAGCGAACTGCAACGCCACGGCACCGGCTGCCGGCTTGCTTCTGCCATTGCCGCGCATCTTGCTGCAGGCGACCTTCTCTCTGAAGCGGTTGCCAGATCAGTCACGTTTCTGCAAAATCAATAA
- the thiE gene encoding thiamine phosphate synthase, whose product MTKVSGIYGILPADLQMADLLAKAEAALKGGVRTLQFRDKKQGYKRAIKRARALRDLTRDYQALLIVNDSVKLAVDSEADGVHLGRDDAPNLIQLRSEVGDDLIVGITCRADAAFAKTVLKEGANYVSFGAVWTTMTKPEVPELGLARLAKACQMFPDADVCAIGGITAGNVVQVKAAGADCAAVVSGLFAADDIEARAQLLTALWSRA is encoded by the coding sequence ATGACTAAAGTCAGCGGTATCTACGGCATTTTGCCTGCAGACCTGCAGATGGCCGATCTTCTGGCAAAGGCCGAGGCGGCTCTGAAGGGTGGTGTCCGAACTCTGCAGTTTCGTGATAAGAAGCAGGGCTACAAGCGGGCAATCAAGCGGGCCAGGGCACTGCGTGATTTGACCCGGGATTATCAGGCGCTGCTGATCGTCAATGATTCGGTCAAGCTGGCCGTCGATTCGGAGGCGGATGGCGTGCATCTGGGGCGCGACGATGCCCCGAACCTGATTCAACTCAGGAGTGAGGTGGGGGATGACCTGATTGTCGGAATTACCTGCCGGGCCGATGCCGCATTTGCAAAAACGGTGCTGAAAGAGGGGGCAAACTATGTCTCTTTCGGGGCTGTCTGGACGACAATGACCAAGCCGGAAGTTCCGGAGCTTGGACTGGCGAGGCTTGCCAAGGCATGCCAGATGTTTCCCGATGCCGATGTCTGTGCCATTGGCGGTATCACGGCTGGCAATGTGGTGCAGGTTAAGGCGGCCGGTGCAGATTGCGCAGCGGTGGTTTCCGGGCTCTTTGCAGCTGACGATATTGAGGCGAGGGCACAACTGCTGACAGCGTTGTGGAGCCGGGCATGA
- a CDS encoding HAD family hydrolase — protein MTTPKAFIFDLDGTLVDALPDIQANANRALESLGYDLRLSLADTQPHVGGGAHKLASNVLGLPMEHEETMALYHAFADIYEQHPADFGKPFPGVMQVLDTLKEKGIPISCVTAKPAKARVKVLDQMGLTPYLTLALSPEDGFAKKPAPDMLFECCRAMGVSPSETVMVGDTRFDVEAGFNAGCMAVAFAEHGYQDVPPEYADRVISLPDFTDLLKLLDD, from the coding sequence ATGACAACACCCAAAGCTTTTATTTTCGATCTCGATGGAACTCTGGTGGATGCACTGCCGGATATTCAGGCCAATGCAAACCGCGCCCTGGAATCGCTCGGTTATGATTTGCGCCTGAGCCTGGCTGATACCCAGCCGCATGTTGGCGGAGGCGCACATAAACTTGCCTCCAATGTGCTGGGGCTTCCGATGGAGCACGAAGAGACCATGGCGCTTTATCACGCCTTTGCGGATATCTATGAGCAGCACCCGGCCGATTTCGGCAAGCCGTTTCCAGGTGTGATGCAGGTGCTCGACACCTTGAAAGAGAAGGGGATTCCGATCTCCTGCGTTACCGCCAAGCCTGCCAAGGCACGCGTTAAGGTGCTTGATCAGATGGGACTGACCCCTTATCTCACACTGGCACTTTCCCCCGAGGACGGCTTTGCCAAGAAGCCTGCACCGGATATGCTGTTCGAGTGCTGCAGGGCGATGGGCGTGTCCCCTTCCGAGACGGTCATGGTTGGTGATACACGTTTTGATGTTGAAGCGGGTTTTAATGCCGGATGTATGGCGGTTGCTTTTGCCGAGCACGGTTATCAGGACGTCCCTCCTGAGTATGCCGACCGTGTTATTTCCCTGCCTGATTTTACGGACCTTCTGAAACTGCTTGATGACTAA
- the queG gene encoding tRNA epoxyqueuosine(34) reductase QueG codes for MDAVSLKNMIRDKAKAHGFSLCHVTRPEIRNIHRGALEYWTNAGMQGEMAWMAEPVRLDRRKDPATMLDGVKSVISLAMRYTPPEHSLDEARSRKHSGVITAYAHGADYHDIMKKQLKALAFELDTLLGVHNQRIFVDTAPVLEHAIAESAGLGWQGKHSLTIQKNLGSWFLLGEIFTTAELEPDQPASNHCGSCSACIDICPTQAIVAPYVVDARRCISYLTIEFDGFIPRDLRPLMGNRIYGCDDCQVICPWNGHAAKEGVQFDDLLTPKGENILPDLVSLLQLDEEAFRIRFRKSPIRRTRRRGLLRNVCIAMGNSGEADFIVVLLDALHDGEPLIRGHAAWALARLTAPVNRQMVLSALAEQADHEKEPAVEQEIQSAINDIRGV; via the coding sequence ATGGATGCAGTATCCCTGAAGAATATGATCCGCGATAAGGCTAAAGCACACGGCTTTTCGCTCTGTCATGTAACGCGTCCCGAGATTCGAAATATTCATCGTGGAGCGCTTGAGTACTGGACGAATGCCGGCATGCAGGGTGAGATGGCATGGATGGCAGAGCCTGTTCGGCTTGACAGGCGTAAGGATCCGGCAACGATGCTGGACGGGGTGAAAAGCGTTATCTCCCTGGCCATGCGCTATACGCCACCTGAACATTCTCTTGACGAAGCGAGAAGCCGGAAGCATTCCGGCGTAATTACCGCTTATGCCCACGGTGCCGACTATCACGACATCATGAAAAAACAGCTTAAGGCTCTGGCGTTTGAGCTCGATACGCTGCTTGGCGTACATAACCAGCGTATTTTCGTGGATACGGCGCCGGTTCTCGAACATGCCATTGCAGAGAGTGCTGGTCTTGGTTGGCAGGGTAAACATTCGCTTACCATTCAGAAAAATCTCGGCTCCTGGTTCTTGCTGGGTGAGATATTCACTACGGCTGAACTTGAGCCGGATCAACCGGCCAGTAATCACTGCGGCAGTTGCTCGGCCTGTATTGATATCTGTCCTACGCAGGCGATTGTTGCCCCCTACGTGGTCGATGCGCGTCGCTGCATCTCCTATCTTACAATTGAATTTGACGGCTTTATTCCTCGTGATCTGCGGCCGCTGATGGGTAATCGTATTTACGGCTGTGATGACTGTCAGGTGATCTGCCCGTGGAATGGGCATGCTGCGAAAGAGGGGGTTCAGTTTGACGATCTCCTCACGCCAAAAGGGGAGAATATTCTTCCCGACCTTGTTAGTCTGCTGCAGCTTGACGAAGAGGCGTTCCGGATACGGTTCCGCAAATCGCCGATCAGGCGGACAAGGCGGCGCGGCCTGCTGCGTAATGTCTGCATTGCCATGGGCAACTCCGGCGAAGCGGATTTTATTGTTGTACTGCTGGATGCCCTGCATGACGGGGAACCTCTGATCCGCGGCCATGCGGCGTGGGCTCTGGCCAGATTGACCGCTCCGGTTAACCGGCAAATGGTATTGTCGGCTCTTGCAGAGCAGGCCGACCACGAAAAAGAGCCGGCTGTTGAGCAGGAGATTCAGTCGGCCATTAACGACATAAGGGGAGTGTGA
- the nusB gene encoding transcription antitermination factor NusB, translating into MANRHQARESALETFYAWHSAQQDGGMIPGLISSRLQHEERDDQDENYLRELVYGVTDNVDALDEIIKTAVRGRSLRSVASIELNVIRMAVWEMQNRLEIPYRVIINEALELTRDYAGESPRGFINGVLDNLAKQLRPNEAGVR; encoded by the coding sequence ATGGCTAATCGGCATCAGGCAAGGGAATCGGCACTGGAGACATTTTATGCCTGGCACAGCGCCCAGCAGGACGGAGGCATGATTCCGGGACTGATCAGCAGTCGGCTTCAGCATGAAGAGCGTGATGATCAGGATGAAAACTACCTGCGAGAGCTGGTTTATGGCGTTACTGACAATGTCGATGCGCTGGATGAGATCATCAAAACGGCTGTACGGGGCAGGAGCCTGCGGTCTGTGGCTTCGATCGAGCTGAATGTAATCCGTATGGCGGTGTGGGAGATGCAGAACCGGCTTGAGATTCCTTATCGTGTAATCATTAACGAGGCGCTTGAATTAACACGTGATTATGCGGGGGAATCACCGCGTGGTTTTATCAATGGCGTGCTGGATAACCTGGCCAAACAGCTGCGCCCGAATGAGGCAGGTGTCCGCTAG
- the ribH gene encoding 6,7-dimethyl-8-ribityllumazine synthase, translated as MSLDAPHLAGNVDARGLKVGIIVSRFNNDITEALLSGAVSALLEHGGCEEDMTIVHVPGAFEIGTIAAKMANSGRFDAIVCLGCVIRGDTAHFDYVCQGAMDAIGKIAQRGDVGVGNGVLTVDSNEQAFERIGGAHGHKGEEAALTAVEVVRQLQALDQGEGA; from the coding sequence ATGAGTCTTGATGCACCACATTTGGCCGGCAATGTCGATGCCAGAGGTTTGAAGGTCGGTATCATTGTCAGCCGGTTCAACAACGATATTACCGAAGCACTACTTTCCGGGGCGGTTTCAGCCCTGCTCGAACATGGTGGCTGTGAAGAGGATATGACCATTGTGCATGTACCGGGCGCTTTCGAGATCGGCACTATTGCAGCAAAGATGGCCAACAGTGGTCGTTTCGATGCGATTGTCTGCCTTGGCTGCGTCATTCGCGGCGATACGGCCCATTTCGATTATGTCTGTCAGGGGGCGATGGATGCCATCGGCAAGATTGCCCAACGCGGTGATGTCGGTGTCGGTAACGGTGTATTAACGGTAGACAGCAACGAGCAGGCATTTGAACGTATCGGCGGTGCCCACGGGCATAAGGGCGAGGAGGCTGCGTTGACTGCCGTTGAGGTTGTCAGGCAGTTGCAGGCGCTCGATCAGGGAGAGGGGGCATAA